The stretch of DNA ACGACCAGTCGCAGGAAGAGGCCCGGGCCGTTCTCGGTGGAGATCGGGGCGGCCAGCTGCGCGGCGACGACGGCGTTCATGGACGGGCTCCTCGGAGGCGGTGCGGTACGGCCCCGGACGTCGGACCGTACCGCCAGGGTAGACCGGCTCACGCCCGGCTCCCGCGCGGCCCCCCGGGCGTAGCGTGGTGGCGGGGACGAGTACGCACGGCAAGTCGTTCAGTGGACAACCGACCGGTACCAGGAGGCACCTGACCATGACCGACCCGACGAACGAGAAGTCCCCCAGCCGCCGCCGTCAGCGCTTCCCCGAGATCTCCACCCGGGCCTGGGAGCACCCGGCCGACCGCTCGGCCCTGGTGGCCCTGCGCAGGCTCACCGGCTTCGACGAGGTGCTCAAGAAGCTCGCCGGGCTGGTCTCCGAGCGCAGCGTCCGGCTGATGTACCTGGCCACCGCCGTCCGGGTCTCCGAGCGGCAGTTCCCCGAGCTGCACGCGATGGTCCGGGACGCGGCGTACGTGCTCGACCTGGAGAAGGTCCCCGAGCTGTACGTCACCCAGGACCCGACGGTGAACGCGATGTGCGTGGGCATGGACACCCCCGTCATCGTGCTCACCACCGGGCTGGTGGACCTGCTGGACGAGGAGGAGCTGCGGGCCGTGATCGGCCACGAGGTCGGGCACGCGATGTCCGGCCACGCGGTCTACCGGACGATGCTGCTGGTCCTCACCAACATCGCCACCCGGATCGCCTGGCTGCCGCTGGGCAACCTGGCGATCAGCGCGATCATCACGGCGCTCAAGGAGTGGTTCCGCAAGGCCGAGCTCTCCTGCGACCGGGCCGGGCTGCTGGCCGGGCAGGACCTGCAGGCCTCGATGCGCGGCCTGATGAAGCTGGCCGGCGGGCACGACCTGGCCGAGCTGAACGTGGACGCCTTCCTGGAGCAAGCCGAGGAGTACGAGCGGGCCGGCGACCTGCGGGACGGCGTGATCAAGCTGCTGCAGGTGCTGCCGCAGACCCACCCCTTCGCCGTGGTGCGGGTGGCCGAGCTCAAGAAGTGGTCCGAGACGCCGGAGTACCGGGCGATCCTGGCCGGCGAGTACCCGCGCCGGGGCGACGACCCGTCCACCTCGGTGGGTGAACAGTGGAAGGCCGCGGCCGACTCCTACGCCAAGTCGGTCAAGGAGAGCAAGGACCCGCTGATGGGCCTGGTCCGGGACATCGCGGGCGGGGTCGGGAACGTGGGCGGCAAGATCCGCGACACCTTCACCAAGTAGCAGCCGCCCGGGCGGCGGTCACCGCAGCGTCGCGCAGAGCTGCCAGGCCGGGACGGTGTGGTCGGCCGGGTCCACCGCCGGCGGGGCGGGCGGCAGGCCGGTCAGCACCGGCTGGAAGTGGTCGGCCTGCCGGGCCGCGCAGGAGGTGGGGCCGGCCTGGGTGGCGGCGTCCACCAGGCGCAGCCGGCCGGCCGAGAGGTCGGTGCGGTCGAACTCCATCCGCAGCGCCCGCCGGACGGAGTAGAGGCTCACCTGGAGCGGGCGCTCCGTCCCGGCCGGCCGCAGGGCGTAGACGAAGGTGTGGTCGGTGGTGACCTCCAGGGTGCCGCTGTCAGCCTCGGCGAAGGCCATCGTGCCGGTCACCTTGACGGTGTCGGTGGCCAGCGCCACCTGCCCGGGGTCGAACCGCACCTGCCAGCCG from Kitasatospora sp. MMS16-BH015 encodes:
- a CDS encoding M48 family metallopeptidase codes for the protein MTDPTNEKSPSRRRQRFPEISTRAWEHPADRSALVALRRLTGFDEVLKKLAGLVSERSVRLMYLATAVRVSERQFPELHAMVRDAAYVLDLEKVPELYVTQDPTVNAMCVGMDTPVIVLTTGLVDLLDEEELRAVIGHEVGHAMSGHAVYRTMLLVLTNIATRIAWLPLGNLAISAIITALKEWFRKAELSCDRAGLLAGQDLQASMRGLMKLAGGHDLAELNVDAFLEQAEEYERAGDLRDGVIKLLQVLPQTHPFAVVRVAELKKWSETPEYRAILAGEYPRRGDDPSTSVGEQWKAAADSYAKSVKESKDPLMGLVRDIAGGVGNVGGKIRDTFTK